A stretch of Desulfurivibrio alkaliphilus AHT 2 DNA encodes these proteins:
- the glyQ gene encoding glycine--tRNA ligase subunit alpha, whose translation MNFQDIIFALGDYWAKKGCAIQQPYDMEVGAGTFHPATLLRALGPEPWSTAYVQPSRRPTDGRYGENPNRLQHYYQYQVIIKPSPPNIQEMYIESLTRFGLDPLEHDIRFVEDDWESPTLGASGLGWEVWLDGMEITQFTYFQQAGSLELHPVTVEVTYGLERIAMYLQGVESVYDISWNGRLSYGDIFLQAEKEFSAFNFEHASVPKLLEFFAAYEAEAFRLLDLDLTLPAYDYCLKCSHTFNLLDARKAISVAERTRYIGRIRNIARRVAEQYVARREALGFPLLAGK comes from the coding sequence ATGAATTTTCAAGACATCATCTTTGCCCTGGGCGATTACTGGGCGAAAAAGGGTTGCGCCATCCAGCAGCCTTACGACATGGAAGTCGGGGCCGGAACCTTCCACCCCGCTACTCTGCTGCGGGCCTTGGGGCCGGAACCGTGGAGCACCGCCTATGTGCAGCCCTCCCGGCGGCCCACCGATGGTCGCTATGGGGAAAATCCCAACCGGCTGCAGCATTACTACCAGTACCAGGTGATCATCAAGCCTTCGCCGCCGAATATTCAGGAGATGTATATTGAAAGCCTGACCCGCTTCGGGCTTGACCCCCTGGAGCACGATATCCGTTTTGTCGAGGATGACTGGGAGTCCCCTACTCTGGGTGCCTCCGGTCTGGGTTGGGAGGTCTGGCTGGACGGCATGGAGATCACCCAGTTTACCTATTTCCAGCAGGCCGGCAGCCTGGAATTGCACCCGGTGACGGTGGAGGTGACTTACGGCCTGGAGCGGATCGCCATGTATCTGCAGGGGGTGGAAAGTGTGTACGATATCTCCTGGAACGGACGATTAAGTTACGGCGATATCTTTTTGCAGGCGGAAAAGGAGTTTTCCGCCTTCAACTTCGAACATGCCAGCGTGCCCAAGCTGCTGGAGTTTTTTGCCGCCTACGAGGCCGAGGCCTTCCGTCTGCTGGATCTCGACTTAACCCTGCCGGCTTACGATTATTGCCTGAAATGCTCCCATACCTTCAACCTGCTGGATGCCCGCAAGGCGATCAGTGTGGCTGAGCGGACCCGCTATATCGGCCGGATTCGCAATATCGCCCGGCGGGTGGCGGAGCAGTACGTGGCCCGGCGGGAGGCCTTGGGATTTCCGTTGCTGGCGGGTAAATAG
- a CDS encoding phage tail assembly protein encodes MTNNPESKYTPAIDTTPRYVEQVKLTKPIDFEGKKIVELELKMGDLSGHDLLKAEREFATTGNYSPVAVTSQEYLAIVAGHAAGLPTDAIKSLGAHDFAHVTTLVQNFLLG; translated from the coding sequence ATGACCAACAACCCCGAGAGCAAATACACCCCCGCAATCGACACCACCCCCCGCTACGTGGAACAAGTCAAACTGACAAAACCCATCGACTTTGAGGGCAAAAAGATAGTCGAGTTGGAACTGAAAATGGGCGACCTCAGCGGTCACGACTTGCTCAAAGCCGAGCGGGAATTTGCTACCACCGGCAACTATTCGCCGGTGGCGGTAACTAGCCAAGAATACCTGGCCATTGTGGCTGGACATGCCGCTGGACTGCCAACGGATGCCATCAAATCTTTAGGCGCCCACGATTTTGCCCATGTAACCACCCTGGTGCAGAATTTTTTACTCGGGTAG
- a CDS encoding DUF927 domain-containing protein, whose product MTDHLEDFRAAMAAAGLTPPADLAPGRFCRFPGPGKRPGNKSGWCKLFADGRGGAFGDYASGLSETWQAHRDQPLSAADRAAFRREVAEAQAKAKAERQAAQDAAAKKAASTWKKAKPAAPKHPYLVKKGVAPHGLRQGGDGSLLVPLRNAAGHIRSLQRISATGEKRFHPGGQITGCYFSLGGRPADGGTLLTCEGFATGASLHEATGYPVVVAFNTGNLTPVARAMRKKFPAARLILAADDDAATIGNPGTSAATKAALAADGLLAVPDFGPERPEKVTDFNDLAAVAGLEAVKKCVEAASKPAPETTTAPSAGTHEKPSAPASPAAEEENVEWAGGVFRMTERGLYHTGLDKEGQPTQPVFVCSWFLVLGQTRSQQNTQWGVLLEIRDPDRVHHQVAVPQELLQNDRGTAVRQLLADHGLKITIGKSRDLLLAYLSCHPSKNRYLCVNQLGWRGSMFLHPARSISPGATTTEKLVLQMADTSHGCASAGTVKSWKQSVAALAAGNSRLVLSISLAFASPLLRVAGEALGGIHLYGGSSTGKSTAALTGASVFGPEGYLLSWRGTDAGLEGQLAMRSDFPQFIEEIGEADTRKLAALIYTLFNGRGKSRSTKSGTARPQQTWYTLALSTGEYTPAQVIAKAGMRPAAGLDIRLACVPADAGQGMGLFETIHAAENPAAFALQIKDAAAVNHGAVGLRWLELVVRDRLKLAGVLKREIDEFCRLEVPAGSSGQIYRVARRFGLFACAGELASKYGLTGWEPGEALAAARTCFGVWLERHGGTGDKETANLLNQVKNFLELHGSARFEYASSETGEQKVIGRAGFYDYDVDGVRQFMVFPTVYRNEMIEGFDPKAATRILLAHGWLVPGTDGRPNQKIRLPGVGPARVYVFSGKMWTDNPEPGGET is encoded by the coding sequence ATGACCGACCACCTCGAAGATTTCCGGGCGGCCATGGCCGCGGCCGGCCTGACCCCACCAGCCGATCTAGCACCGGGCCGTTTTTGTCGGTTTCCCGGACCAGGTAAGCGCCCCGGCAACAAGTCAGGGTGGTGCAAGTTGTTCGCCGATGGCCGGGGCGGTGCCTTTGGTGATTATGCCAGCGGCCTGTCCGAAACCTGGCAGGCCCACCGCGATCAACCCTTGTCCGCCGCCGACCGTGCCGCTTTTCGGCGGGAGGTAGCCGAGGCCCAAGCCAAGGCCAAAGCAGAACGGCAGGCCGCCCAAGATGCCGCCGCCAAAAAAGCGGCCTCCACCTGGAAAAAGGCCAAGCCGGCCGCCCCGAAGCACCCCTACTTGGTAAAAAAAGGCGTTGCGCCCCACGGCCTTCGCCAGGGCGGTGATGGCTCACTGCTGGTTCCGCTGCGCAACGCCGCCGGGCACATCAGATCCCTGCAAAGAATTTCTGCCACCGGCGAAAAACGTTTTCATCCCGGTGGCCAGATCACCGGCTGCTACTTCTCCCTGGGCGGCCGCCCGGCCGATGGCGGCACCCTGTTGACCTGCGAGGGTTTCGCCACCGGGGCCAGCCTCCATGAGGCTACCGGCTACCCGGTCGTGGTGGCCTTCAACACCGGCAACCTAACACCGGTAGCCAGGGCGATGCGCAAAAAGTTTCCGGCTGCCCGCCTGATCCTGGCGGCCGACGACGACGCGGCCACCATCGGGAACCCCGGCACATCCGCCGCAACCAAAGCCGCCCTGGCGGCTGATGGCCTACTGGCCGTGCCTGACTTCGGCCCGGAGCGCCCGGAAAAGGTAACGGACTTTAATGACCTGGCCGCCGTCGCCGGCCTCGAGGCTGTGAAAAAGTGTGTCGAGGCGGCATCCAAACCAGCCCCCGAGACCACTACCGCCCCATCCGCCGGCACCCATGAAAAGCCGTCCGCCCCCGCCAGCCCCGCCGCCGAGGAAGAAAACGTGGAGTGGGCCGGCGGTGTGTTCAGGATGACGGAGCGTGGGCTGTACCATACCGGCCTGGATAAAGAGGGGCAGCCCACCCAGCCGGTCTTTGTCTGCTCCTGGTTCCTGGTGCTGGGCCAAACCCGCAGCCAGCAGAACACCCAGTGGGGCGTCTTGCTGGAGATCCGAGACCCCGACAGGGTTCATCACCAGGTCGCTGTACCACAAGAGCTGCTGCAGAATGACCGGGGCACCGCCGTCCGGCAACTGCTGGCCGACCACGGCCTGAAAATTACCATCGGCAAAAGCCGTGACCTGCTGCTGGCTTACTTGTCGTGTCACCCTTCAAAAAACCGCTACCTCTGTGTCAATCAGCTTGGCTGGCGGGGTAGCATGTTTTTGCACCCGGCCAGGTCCATCAGCCCGGGCGCTACCACCACCGAAAAGCTGGTTCTCCAAATGGCGGATACCAGCCATGGGTGCGCATCCGCCGGCACGGTGAAAAGCTGGAAACAGTCCGTCGCCGCCCTGGCCGCCGGCAATAGCCGCCTGGTGCTGAGCATCAGCTTGGCTTTTGCTTCACCCTTGTTGAGAGTCGCAGGCGAGGCCCTAGGCGGTATCCACCTATATGGCGGCAGTTCGACCGGCAAGAGCACCGCCGCCTTGACCGGGGCTTCCGTTTTTGGCCCCGAGGGATATCTACTGTCCTGGCGTGGCACCGACGCCGGCCTCGAAGGCCAGTTGGCCATGCGCAGCGATTTTCCCCAATTCATTGAAGAGATCGGCGAAGCCGACACCCGCAAGCTGGCAGCCCTTATCTACACCCTGTTTAACGGTCGGGGTAAATCCCGTAGCACCAAGAGCGGCACCGCTCGGCCCCAGCAAACCTGGTACACACTGGCCTTATCCACCGGCGAATATACCCCGGCGCAAGTAATCGCCAAAGCCGGGATGCGCCCAGCCGCCGGGCTGGATATTCGCCTGGCCTGCGTTCCCGCCGACGCCGGCCAGGGCATGGGGCTGTTCGAGACAATTCACGCGGCGGAAAACCCGGCCGCCTTTGCCTTACAGATCAAGGATGCCGCCGCCGTCAATCATGGCGCCGTAGGGTTGCGCTGGTTGGAACTGGTGGTGCGGGACCGCCTGAAACTGGCAGGGGTACTGAAACGAGAGATCGACGAATTTTGCCGCCTGGAGGTTCCTGCCGGTTCATCGGGGCAGATATACCGGGTAGCCCGCCGCTTTGGTCTGTTTGCCTGTGCCGGAGAGTTGGCCAGTAAGTACGGCCTGACCGGCTGGGAGCCCGGCGAGGCCCTGGCCGCCGCCCGCACCTGTTTCGGGGTTTGGCTTGAGCGGCACGGTGGCACCGGCGACAAGGAAACCGCCAACCTGCTGAACCAGGTCAAAAACTTCCTGGAGCTGCATGGTTCGGCCCGGTTTGAGTATGCCAGCTCGGAGACCGGCGAACAAAAAGTGATCGGCCGCGCCGGTTTTTATGATTACGACGTCGATGGCGTCCGCCAATTCATGGTTTTCCCGACCGTTTACCGGAATGAAATGATCGAGGGTTTCGACCCCAAAGCCGCCACCCGTATCTTGCTGGCCCACGGCTGGCTTGTGCCCGGTACCGATGGCCGCCCCAACCAGAAAATCCGCTTACCTGGCGTGGGCCCGGCCCGAGTGTATGTGTTCAGCGGCAAGATGTGGACTGACAACCCCGAGCCCGGAGGTGAAACTTGA
- a CDS encoding helix-turn-helix domain-containing protein: MTTQRFIASAYSGVYHLAGPSKYSLCKVVEGFDHAAGEQTRWGKTDAPTPNITTTRPIGRRLCRNYEKRRQADQQGDSTPTQTARPVAHRLGGATGGHAMEEERFPELVYVRTAAQALDVHVSYIYKLIEEGQLQAIRLGKRGIRITRDSLEECLVRRGINPADKLD, encoded by the coding sequence ATGACCACCCAGCGGTTCATCGCTTCTGCTTATTCCGGCGTTTACCACCTTGCCGGGCCGTCGAAATATTCCCTGTGCAAGGTGGTCGAGGGCTTCGACCATGCCGCCGGGGAGCAAACCAGGTGGGGGAAAACCGACGCACCAACCCCCAACATAACCACCACCCGCCCCATCGGCCGGCGCCTGTGTCGCAACTACGAAAAGAGAAGACAGGCCGACCAGCAAGGCGACTCAACACCAACCCAAACCGCCCGCCCGGTCGCCCACCGACTTGGCGGGGCAACAGGAGGTCACGCAATGGAAGAAGAGCGATTCCCTGAGTTGGTTTACGTCCGCACCGCCGCCCAGGCCCTGGATGTCCACGTCAGCTACATTTACAAGCTGATCGAGGAAGGCCAGCTGCAAGCCATCCGCCTGGGCAAACGGGGGATCAGGATCACCCGCGACAGCCTGGAAGAATGCTTGGTCCGCCGGGGGATCAACCCCGCCGACAAGCTTGATTAA
- a CDS encoding DVU0298 family protein: MSLRAVKRRVQGLLAGAGPLPEFDFSGHPDKLRAAQEAEIRAGATLAGALPDLLQELLAMPRPPVVKVLISLFCHADPALRWRAVSLLGPLLAELAGRDLEAARVVMRRLMWSLNDESGGIGWGAPEAMAECLAWHPGLAEEYAHILVSFMREDGFFLEYPPLQRGLMWALGRLAVIQPQLLRQKKAPEYLPSYLASPDAAVRGLAVRALGLLQVDMAADIMRPLQQDMAKVVFYQQEQLLLATVADLAAVAQQRPD, encoded by the coding sequence ATGAGCTTGCGGGCGGTAAAAAGACGGGTGCAGGGGTTGCTGGCCGGGGCCGGGCCGTTGCCCGAGTTTGATTTTTCCGGTCACCCCGATAAGCTGCGGGCGGCCCAGGAAGCGGAGATCAGGGCCGGCGCGACCCTGGCCGGGGCGCTGCCCGATCTGTTGCAGGAGTTGCTGGCCATGCCCCGGCCGCCGGTGGTGAAAGTTCTTATTTCGCTCTTTTGCCATGCCGATCCGGCCTTGCGCTGGCGGGCGGTGAGCCTGCTGGGGCCTTTGCTGGCGGAGCTGGCCGGGCGCGACTTGGAGGCGGCCCGGGTGGTGATGCGCCGCCTGATGTGGAGCCTCAATGATGAGTCCGGCGGCATCGGCTGGGGGGCGCCCGAGGCCATGGCCGAGTGCCTGGCCTGGCACCCCGGCCTGGCCGAGGAGTATGCCCATATTCTGGTCTCTTTTATGCGCGAGGACGGTTTTTTCCTGGAGTATCCGCCCTTGCAGCGCGGCCTGATGTGGGCTCTGGGACGGTTGGCGGTAATACAGCCCCAACTTTTACGTCAAAAAAAAGCCCCCGAATATCTCCCCTCTTACCTTGCCTCTCCCGATGCCGCCGTTCGTGGCCTGGCGGTGCGAGCCCTAGGGCTGCTGCAGGTCGACATGGCCGCTGATATAATGCGCCCATTACAGCAGGACATGGCCAAGGTGGTTTTTTATCAGCAGGAGCAGCTGTTGCTTGCCACCGTGGCCGATCTGGCTGCCGTTGCCCAGCAGAGACCGGACTAA
- a CDS encoding phage tail tape measure protein, TP901 family, with product MSRVHEIAFKLAGQVGQGFNNAFTSANGHVSRLDERLRGMNQQARRVDAFQNLEREVSSTGVELMQARTEVSRLGQEMQATTKPSTELRRSFSEAQKRVSRLEKSLQSKNQRLADSRAELGRAGINTANLAREHQQLQRQIQATQMRMQGFQRIAGSGLQRNLQQTGAEAMRLGRRVATLGGAAAAGIFGLAYSTAKFGDHAAKTSTALGMNAEAYMELSYAGGLAGVSADKLDSSLTAMTRRVSQAAAGSGEARNALEEMGISAQWLNQLSPERQLEELADAFKHVENENDRARLAMDLFSRQGVGMVNMLKDGSAALRETRAEGRRSGAVLGKEARKDAVSFMDSLQKVTKTASGVRHMFGARLMPVVTNVMEKMSSYFEDNTEKFQRFADIFAQKVSSAIPKLMEISRNIYTATSRVAGFAIGITNAIGGVHRLAYILALAFSAKLIIGIVKTIHSLVMVVSGIRWVIAATRKLHAASLTTIALNKAKAAGAIAYAGAQRMAALATKGWTTAQWLLNAAMTANPIGMAVAGAAALAAGAYLLIRNWKKVSAFFVRLPGISHLIEQFQRVRDWLHNLSLFDSGAALVVSLVRGIVSRARAPVDAVRNIVSNARDLLPFSDAKSGPLSNLSKSGPALMQTIAAGIKGKEIHDRVAATIGQAKKAIPAALAVGLAITPIAAPAAASQVPAMQAHYQVEPPQVPRLPDLAAAARWQAQAPDLPRLQGLQARARYQAETPQAPRLPDVASGTGGRGLNRLLGELTGPGGAATAPASVHNTITININATGATEPSAAIRNAGRDVARQAVQAIEEHWQRQRRLSYD from the coding sequence ATGAGTCGCGTACACGAAATAGCGTTCAAACTGGCCGGCCAGGTAGGCCAGGGCTTCAATAACGCCTTCACCTCGGCCAATGGTCACGTCAGTCGCCTAGACGAACGCCTGCGTGGTATGAACCAACAGGCCAGGCGTGTTGATGCCTTCCAGAACCTGGAGCGGGAGGTAAGCAGCACCGGTGTCGAGCTGATGCAGGCCCGCACTGAGGTTTCTCGCCTGGGCCAAGAGATGCAGGCCACCACCAAACCCAGCACCGAACTGAGGCGCAGCTTCAGCGAGGCTCAAAAACGAGTAAGCCGGCTGGAGAAGTCACTCCAAAGCAAAAACCAACGCCTTGCGGACTCCCGGGCCGAGTTGGGCCGAGCGGGCATCAACACCGCCAACCTGGCTCGCGAACACCAGCAACTGCAGCGCCAGATCCAGGCTACCCAGATGCGCATGCAGGGTTTCCAGCGCATCGCCGGCAGCGGCCTGCAGCGTAACCTGCAACAGACCGGTGCCGAGGCCATGCGCCTGGGCCGCCGGGTGGCCACTCTGGGCGGCGCTGCAGCCGCCGGCATATTCGGCCTGGCCTACTCCACCGCCAAATTTGGCGATCATGCCGCCAAGACCTCCACCGCCTTGGGCATGAACGCCGAGGCATATATGGAACTGAGTTACGCTGGTGGATTGGCCGGTGTCTCGGCAGACAAACTGGACAGTTCACTGACCGCCATGACCAGACGCGTCAGTCAAGCCGCCGCCGGTAGCGGTGAAGCCCGCAACGCCCTTGAAGAAATGGGAATATCTGCCCAATGGCTGAACCAACTCTCACCGGAACGACAGTTGGAGGAGCTCGCCGACGCCTTTAAGCATGTTGAAAATGAAAACGACCGGGCAAGGCTGGCCATGGACCTTTTTAGCCGCCAAGGTGTGGGCATGGTAAACATGCTCAAGGACGGCAGCGCCGCCTTGCGAGAAACGCGCGCCGAAGGTCGACGCTCCGGCGCTGTACTGGGCAAAGAAGCCCGTAAAGACGCCGTCAGCTTCATGGACTCCCTACAAAAGGTCACCAAGACGGCATCAGGTGTGCGCCACATGTTTGGTGCCCGCCTGATGCCGGTAGTTACAAACGTCATGGAGAAAATGAGCAGCTATTTTGAGGACAACACGGAAAAATTCCAGCGATTTGCAGATATCTTCGCCCAAAAAGTATCCAGCGCAATTCCCAAACTTATGGAGATCAGCCGGAATATTTATACCGCCACCAGTCGGGTGGCCGGTTTTGCCATCGGCATAACCAACGCCATCGGTGGCGTCCACCGCTTGGCCTACATTCTGGCCTTAGCCTTTTCCGCCAAGTTGATAATTGGAATAGTCAAGACCATCCACTCACTTGTCATGGTCGTTAGTGGTATCCGATGGGTAATAGCCGCCACCCGTAAGCTGCACGCCGCCTCCCTTACAACTATCGCACTTAATAAAGCCAAGGCGGCCGGGGCTATAGCTTACGCTGGCGCTCAACGAATGGCAGCTCTTGCCACCAAAGGCTGGACCACCGCCCAGTGGCTGCTCAACGCGGCCATGACCGCCAACCCCATCGGTATGGCGGTAGCCGGCGCCGCGGCCCTGGCCGCCGGCGCCTACCTGCTGATCCGCAATTGGAAGAAGGTGAGCGCCTTTTTTGTGCGGCTCCCCGGCATCAGCCACCTGATAGAACAATTCCAGCGGGTGCGTGATTGGTTGCACAACCTCAGTCTGTTTGATTCCGGCGCCGCCTTGGTGGTAAGCCTTGTACGGGGTATAGTCTCCCGGGCACGGGCACCTGTTGATGCAGTGCGTAACATCGTCTCCAACGCCCGCGATCTGCTACCATTCTCCGATGCCAAGTCCGGCCCCCTGAGTAATTTGAGCAAGAGCGGCCCGGCCTTGATGCAGACCATCGCCGCCGGCATCAAGGGCAAAGAGATCCACGACCGGGTAGCCGCCACAATAGGCCAAGCAAAGAAAGCCATCCCCGCCGCCTTGGCCGTTGGTCTGGCCATAACCCCTATAGCCGCTCCGGCCGCCGCCAGCCAAGTGCCAGCAATGCAGGCCCACTATCAGGTCGAACCCCCACAGGTTCCTCGTTTACCGGACCTAGCCGCTGCCGCCCGTTGGCAGGCACAGGCCCCCGATCTGCCCCGGCTCCAAGGTTTGCAGGCCCGAGCCCGCTACCAGGCCGAAACCCCACAAGCTCCCCGCTTGCCGGATGTCGCCAGCGGAACCGGTGGCCGGGGCCTTAACCGCCTGCTGGGCGAGTTGACCGGACCGGGCGGGGCAGCTACTGCCCCTGCCTCAGTGCATAATACGATCACCATCAATATCAACGCCACCGGTGCCACCGAGCCCTCAGCCGCCATCCGCAACGCAGGCCGCGACGTGGCCCGCCAAGCGGTACAGGCCATCGAGGAACACTGGCAGCGCCAGCGGAGACTGAGCTACGACTGA
- the istB gene encoding IS21-like element helper ATPase IstB, protein MNPMPELIPMLKQLRLSGILDSLEARNRQAIEEKLAYTDFLAMLVQDEVARRSQRKFAMRVRRANFRNHKTLEEFDFSFNPNINRALIMDLATCRFLEEGANLLVVGPCGTGKSHIAQAIGHCAVRMGYDVLFTTQTKMLGQLHAARATNAYERRLNALAKVDLLIIDDFGLKPLRTPQDEDIHDLVGERYERRSTIITSNLDLNEWGDAFPNKLLGSATIDRIRHGAYSLLLDGKSFRAARPLPKYPKNEVAENSKKGKN, encoded by the coding sequence ATGAATCCCATGCCCGAACTGATCCCCATGCTCAAACAGTTGCGACTCTCCGGCATCCTTGATTCCCTGGAAGCCAGAAACCGCCAGGCCATCGAGGAAAAGCTGGCCTACACCGACTTCCTGGCCATGCTGGTCCAGGACGAAGTCGCCCGCCGTTCCCAGCGCAAGTTCGCCATGCGTGTCCGCCGGGCCAACTTCCGTAACCACAAAACCCTGGAGGAGTTCGACTTCTCCTTCAACCCCAACATCAACCGCGCCCTGATCATGGACCTGGCCACCTGCCGCTTCCTGGAAGAGGGCGCCAACCTGCTGGTGGTCGGCCCCTGCGGCACCGGCAAGAGCCATATCGCCCAGGCCATCGGCCACTGCGCGGTCAGAATGGGCTACGATGTGCTCTTCACGACCCAGACCAAGATGCTGGGCCAACTACACGCCGCCCGCGCCACCAACGCCTACGAACGGCGGCTTAACGCCCTGGCCAAGGTCGATCTGCTGATCATCGACGACTTCGGCCTCAAACCACTGCGCACCCCCCAGGATGAGGATATCCATGACCTGGTTGGAGAACGTTACGAGCGCCGTTCCACCATCATCACCAGCAACCTGGATCTCAACGAGTGGGGTGACGCCTTCCCCAATAAACTGCTGGGCTCGGCCACCATCGACCGCATCCGCCACGGCGCTTACTCACTGCTCCTGGACGGCAAAAGCTTCCGAGCGGCCAGGCCGCTGCCCAAATACCCCAAAAACGAGGTTGCCGAAAACAGCAAAAAAGGCAAAAATTAA
- a CDS encoding carbohydrate kinase family protein: MSVLLCGSYAYDTIMVFPDRFKNHIIPDKVHILNVSFLVPQMRREFGGCAGNIAYNLQLLGGNPLPMATVGTDFGPYADWMDRYGISRRHIKEVEDTYTGQAFITTDMDDNQITAFHPGAMAHSHQLKVQEAEGVTIGIVSPDGRDGMIQHAEQFAAAGIPFIFDPGQGMPMFDGNDLNRFIEQATYATLNDYEAQLLCERTGKTLEDLAGRLQALIVTLGGEGSRIYTDGKCIDIPPAKIGEAKDPTGCGDAYRAGLLYGLEKGLDWETTGRIAALCGAIKIEHYGTQNHHFTMDEFKARYQESFGSTF, from the coding sequence ATGTCAGTACTGCTTTGTGGCTCTTACGCCTACGATACCATCATGGTTTTTCCCGACCGGTTCAAGAATCATATTATTCCGGATAAAGTGCATATTTTGAATGTATCTTTTTTGGTTCCCCAAATGCGGCGGGAATTCGGGGGCTGTGCCGGTAATATCGCCTACAACCTGCAACTGCTGGGGGGTAACCCCCTGCCCATGGCCACCGTTGGTACGGACTTTGGGCCCTATGCCGACTGGATGGACCGGTACGGGATCAGCCGGCGGCACATCAAGGAAGTCGAAGACACCTATACCGGTCAGGCCTTTATCACCACCGATATGGATGACAACCAGATCACCGCCTTTCACCCCGGCGCCATGGCTCACTCCCATCAACTGAAGGTCCAGGAGGCCGAAGGGGTGACCATTGGCATCGTTTCCCCCGATGGCCGAGACGGGATGATTCAGCATGCCGAGCAGTTTGCCGCCGCCGGCATCCCCTTTATCTTCGATCCCGGCCAGGGCATGCCGATGTTTGACGGCAATGACTTGAACCGCTTTATCGAGCAGGCTACCTACGCTACGCTCAACGACTACGAGGCCCAACTGCTGTGTGAGCGAACCGGAAAAACCCTGGAAGACCTGGCCGGCCGGCTGCAGGCCCTGATCGTTACCCTGGGCGGTGAAGGTTCCAGGATTTACACCGACGGCAAGTGCATCGATATTCCGCCGGCCAAAATCGGCGAGGCCAAGGACCCCACCGGTTGCGGCGACGCCTACCGGGCCGGGTTGCTGTACGGGCTGGAGAAGGGTCTGGACTGGGAGACCACCGGCAGGATCGCCGCCCTGTGCGGGGCGATCAAAATTGAACATTACGGTACCCAGAACCATCATTTTACCATGGATGAGTTCAAGGCCCGCTACCAGGAGAGCTTTGGCTCGACCTTTTAA
- a CDS encoding helix-turn-helix domain-containing protein — protein MNRAKTAGCTKYEPARAGLLSGIAEKITPAMFDPGFVVDHFLNKQNVHKMISKTTCQYCGFSLPDSVADSWKEGKRGKCRNCRNPVSITGGTALGGLHLKPAEITMLALLLAFGCGPGEIAKLMGRSRGTVGNWIKRLTTIDQGEDPQA, from the coding sequence ATGAATCGCGCAAAAACAGCAGGTTGCACAAAATATGAACCAGCGAGAGCGGGGCTATTATCAGGCATTGCCGAGAAAATCACACCCGCGATGTTTGATCCGGGGTTTGTCGTTGATCATTTTTTGAACAAGCAAAACGTTCACAAAATGATCTCAAAAACGACCTGTCAATACTGCGGTTTTTCCTTGCCTGATAGTGTAGCGGATTCTTGGAAGGAAGGTAAGCGGGGTAAGTGCCGCAACTGCCGAAACCCTGTTTCAATTACCGGCGGCACCGCCCTGGGCGGCTTGCACCTGAAGCCCGCCGAGATCACGATGCTTGCCTTGCTGCTGGCCTTCGGCTGCGGCCCTGGCGAGATCGCCAAGCTGATGGGCCGGAGCCGGGGCACGGTGGGCAACTGGATCAAGCGCCTGACCACCATTGACCAAGGGGAAGATCCCCAGGCTTAA